Sequence from the Gracilinanus agilis isolate LMUSP501 chromosome 6, AgileGrace, whole genome shotgun sequence genome:
ATGGAGGAAGGTATAGATACattttttccctaattaaaaAGGATGATCAAATTGAAGTCGTTTTCCCCTCACAGCTTTTTTGAAAGCATTCTTAACATCTTTGTTTCTCAGACTATAGATGAGAGGATTCAACATAGGGATTACCATTGTGTAGAATACTGATGCCATTTTGTCTGAGTCCATTGAATGACTCGAGCTGGGTCGGAAGTACATAAAAATGATTGTCCCATAAAATATGAACACTGCTGTGAGATGGGAAGCACAGGTGGAGAAAGCTTTCTGGCGCCCATCAGCAGAATGAATCTTCAAGACAGTGATGAAGATTAATAAGTAAGAGAAAAAGATGACAAGAAATGGGAAGGATGCATTTAATGACCCAAAAATAAAGATTATTGACTCAGTGGTGTGAACTTCAGAGCAAGAGAGAACTAAGAGAGGGGGACTATCACAGAAAAAGTGATGGACTACATTGGACCTGCAGAAGGAAAGACTAAAAACATTTTCTATGAATATGGAGGAGGTCAGAAAACCCCAGATGTAAGCCCCACTGGCCAGATATACACACATTTTTGAAGTCATGATAGTGGAATAATGTAGGGGTCTACACACAGCTGCATGACGATCATAGGCCATGAAGGCTAAGATGTAACTGTCAATAGCAGCAAAGGCCCCAAAGAAGAACAATTGGGTAGCACAACCATTATAAGAGATGACTTTATCCCCTGTGAGGAGCCCAGTCATCACCTTGGGAATAACAGTTGAGGAAAGACCCAAATCCACCAGAGAAAGGTTCCTGAGGAAAAAGTACATTGGAGTATGTAGGCTGGAATCCCAGGAGATCAGAGTTATTATGCCCAGGTTCCCTAACAGGGTGATGAGATAGATGAGGGTGACCATTATGAAAAGAGGAATCTGAAGCCATGGGTCATCTGTTAATCCTATAAGGATGAACTCATTCACTTCAGATATGTTCTCCATAAATGTCATTTGAAAGTGATGTCATTAtcctgaaacaaaataaaagagtaaCCATcagaaaaatcaataattttttgaTGTGCAATTACTCCAAGACATAAAAAATAGTCATAGACATATCTTATTTGGAAGGTGGAAATAGAGAATTAAGTGACTAAGAACATCTAGACAGCTGTTAAAGCAATTACTCAAGGTACCCCAAATTCACTAATCAAGTTTTTTATAGAGGTTACTTCATGTATTACTCTTTACATTTTtagtcaaagatattttattctctcaattacatttaataacatttttaatgtacatttactgaaattaaaagatccaaattgttctcttgCCCTTTAAACCCTCCCACCAATTTGATCtcggttatacatgtattatggcacaaaacatacttccatattagtcattgttgtaagagaaaactCATGTAAAACTAAAAccctacaaaaaaagaaagtaatgtgaaaaatagtattctttcattttcatttaactctagcagttccttctttggaggtggatagcatcctttctcatatATCTGTCAGAATTGGCagagatcattatattgctgatcATAGcaaagtctttcccagttgatctCACAAGATTGCTATTACTTCATATaatattctcctgcttctgcttattttgctctgcaacAGTTCTTGTAGGTCTTAatg
This genomic interval carries:
- the LOC123251440 gene encoding olfactory receptor 5B2-like; its protein translation is MTFMENISEVNEFILIGLTDDPWLQIPLFIMVTLIYLITLLGNLGIITLISWDSSLHTPMYFFLRNLSLVDLGLSSTVIPKVMTGLLTGDKVISYNGCATQLFFFGAFAAIDSYILAFMAYDRHAAVCRPLHYSTIMTSKMCVYLASGAYIWGFLTSSIFIENVFSLSFCRSNVVHHFFCDSPPLLVLSCSEVHTTESIIFIFGSLNASFPFLVIFFSYLLIFITVLKIHSADGRQKAFSTCASHLTAVFIFYGTIIFMYFRPSSSHSMDSDKMASVFYTMVIPMLNPLIYSLRNKDVKNAFKKAVRGKRLQFDHPF